From a single bacterium genomic region:
- a CDS encoding succinate dehydrogenase produces MAYPVPGTREPFLATRRQDAWWVVPLAMATTFIVFIAYASWAAFQPVEYSKFGPYISPFFSPDLTKFIPGFTWSPALLILWVPAGFRLTCYYGRKAYYRSLTMSPTACAVGKGDRDYKGERALPWILNNLHRYFLYLVTVLVVFHWIHFFDAFRFEDGWGMGLGNVVIAADTIFLSLYVFSCHSLRHLVGGKIDCYSCAAAGVTRHKIWSGVSSLNNLHNVYFWCSLFTVGFADVYVRMCAMGIWSDVRFF; encoded by the coding sequence ATGGCCTATCCTGTCCCAGGAACACGTGAGCCATTTCTTGCTACACGCCGCCAAGACGCTTGGTGGGTTGTGCCGCTGGCAATGGCAACAACATTTATCGTCTTTATAGCGTACGCAAGCTGGGCTGCCTTTCAGCCCGTTGAATACAGCAAGTTCGGCCCCTATATTTCGCCGTTTTTTTCACCTGACTTGACCAAATTCATACCGGGCTTCACATGGTCCCCCGCACTGCTGATTCTGTGGGTGCCTGCAGGCTTCAGATTGACTTGCTACTACGGCCGCAAGGCGTATTATCGTTCACTGACTATGTCCCCGACGGCCTGTGCAGTCGGAAAGGGTGATCGTGACTACAAAGGCGAGCGGGCGCTGCCGTGGATTCTGAACAATCTGCATCGGTACTTCCTCTACCTTGTAACAGTCCTGGTAGTGTTTCATTGGATTCATTTCTTTGATGCGTTCCGGTTTGAAGACGGGTGGGGAATGGGGCTAGGCAATGTCGTCATAGCCGCTGATACAATCTTTCTCAGTCTTTACGTGTTCAGTTGCCACTCACTTAGACACCTTGTGGGCGGCAAGATTGATTGCTATTCCTGCGCAGCGGCCGGAGTGACGAGACACAAGATTTGGAGCGGCGTTTCAAGTTTGAATAATCTGCACAATGTCTATTTCTGGTGCAGTCTGTTTACGGTCGGATTCGCCGACGTGTACGTGCGTATGTGTGCGATGGGAATCTGGTCGGATGTGAGGTTCTTCTAA
- a CDS encoding elongation factor G has protein sequence MAQVSTEKIRNIGLFGHGHCGKTMLAEAMLLNMGVIHRMGSVEAGTTVSDYTKDEIERQMSMQVSLMQGEYDGHFFNIVDAPGFADFQGDMVSALRAVDIALLPVDGTQGHDIGHTIAFEAGERFGLPRMFFITKLDKEHTKWDEVVENLTEDFGKKVQPIHFPVNPGPDFDTIASGLTLKAFQYAKDFTGKWKEVPLEGENLKKALELRAKLMEVAAESDDDLIEIYFEKGELTEEQLVQGLRKGFAAGKLIPVLAGSGTQNIGVSRLLDFLIVEGPDPHERTSITAETGDGKIVEIHEDEKEPTCALVYKTVTEPHVGDLCYVRVFAGKIEQGGELLNTHTGQIEKIGQLFHVDGKAREATTKLVAGDLGAMVKLKATHTGDTLSDKSKAYKLPRIEFPPPVLEMAVVPKTKGEEDKVASGLHQLHIEDPSFQVEQIPELGQLILRGHGDLQLSSILSRLKDRFHVDAELVEPRVAYRETIRGSAEAEGKHKKQSGGRGQYGVCNLRLEAKPRGEGYEFVDAIVGGAIPGKFIPAIDKGIQETMIRGVIAGYPVVDVKVTVFDGKYHDVDSSELAFKIAGRNGFKEAFRKCKPLLLEPIYDLIVRVPEEFMGDVMGDLSGRRGKIQGMEGEGRYQVIKAKVPQKELYRYSTTLRSMTQGRGMHSQAFSHYEILPPEIQEKIVAEYVEEQEED, from the coding sequence GTGGCACAGGTAAGCACGGAGAAGATTCGCAACATTGGTTTGTTTGGTCACGGCCATTGTGGCAAGACAATGCTGGCGGAGGCAATGTTATTGAACATGGGCGTGATCCACAGAATGGGCAGCGTAGAGGCCGGAACGACAGTCTCAGACTATACAAAAGACGAGATCGAGCGTCAGATGTCCATGCAGGTAAGCCTTATGCAAGGCGAGTACGATGGACATTTCTTTAATATAGTGGATGCACCGGGGTTTGCCGATTTCCAGGGTGACATGGTTTCCGCACTAAGAGCAGTTGATATTGCTCTTCTGCCGGTGGACGGCACCCAAGGACATGATATAGGACACACGATTGCTTTCGAGGCTGGCGAAAGATTCGGGTTGCCACGGATGTTTTTTATCACAAAGCTTGACAAGGAACACACCAAGTGGGACGAGGTAGTCGAAAACCTGACAGAGGATTTCGGAAAAAAAGTTCAGCCAATTCATTTCCCGGTCAACCCGGGCCCCGATTTTGACACTATCGCCAGCGGCTTGACGCTAAAGGCGTTTCAATATGCAAAGGATTTCACCGGCAAGTGGAAGGAAGTGCCTCTTGAGGGTGAGAACTTGAAGAAGGCGCTGGAGCTGCGCGCAAAACTGATGGAAGTCGCCGCCGAATCTGACGATGATCTGATAGAGATTTACTTTGAAAAAGGAGAGCTGACAGAGGAACAGCTTGTACAGGGGTTGCGCAAGGGTTTTGCGGCAGGCAAGCTGATTCCCGTCCTGGCAGGTTCGGGGACTCAGAACATAGGAGTGAGTAGATTGCTTGACTTCCTTATCGTTGAGGGACCCGATCCCCACGAACGGACATCGATTACGGCAGAAACCGGCGACGGCAAGATCGTGGAGATCCATGAGGATGAGAAAGAACCGACTTGCGCACTTGTTTACAAGACCGTCACTGAGCCTCACGTTGGTGACCTTTGCTATGTCAGAGTGTTTGCCGGCAAAATTGAGCAGGGCGGAGAACTTCTCAACACGCATACTGGACAGATTGAGAAAATCGGCCAGTTGTTTCATGTGGACGGAAAGGCGCGCGAAGCAACGACGAAGCTTGTCGCGGGTGACCTCGGTGCGATGGTTAAGCTTAAGGCAACTCACACGGGCGACACGCTATCCGACAAATCCAAGGCATACAAACTCCCCCGCATTGAGTTCCCGCCTCCTGTTCTCGAAATGGCAGTGGTTCCCAAGACCAAGGGTGAAGAGGACAAGGTCGCCTCGGGGCTGCACCAACTGCATATTGAGGATCCGTCTTTTCAAGTTGAGCAGATTCCTGAGCTTGGCCAGTTGATTCTCCGGGGTCACGGGGACCTTCAGCTTTCGAGTATTCTATCTCGCCTGAAGGACCGTTTCCATGTGGATGCTGAACTTGTCGAACCGCGGGTTGCCTATCGTGAGACAATTCGCGGATCAGCAGAGGCGGAGGGGAAACACAAGAAACAGTCGGGCGGCCGAGGTCAGTATGGCGTCTGCAATTTGCGGTTGGAAGCGAAGCCTCGCGGCGAAGGTTATGAGTTTGTTGACGCGATTGTCGGAGGTGCAATACCGGGCAAATTCATTCCTGCCATTGACAAGGGCATTCAAGAGACGATGATTCGCGGAGTTATTGCCGGTTATCCGGTCGTGGATGTGAAGGTAACCGTCTTTGACGGCAAGTACCATGATGTGGACTCATCGGAACTCGCTTTCAAGATCGCGGGACGCAATGGATTCAAAGAGGCCTTCAGGAAGTGCAAACCGCTGCTGCTTGAGCCGATATATGACTTGATCGTTCGAGTTCCCGAGGAGTTCATGGGTGACGTGATGGGCGACTTGTCCGGCCGTCGAGGCAAGATTCAGGGCATGGAAGGCGAAGGACGTTACCAGGTTATCAAGGCGAAAGTTCCTCAAAAAGAGCTCTACAGATATTCGACGACACTTCGCTCCATGACACAGGGTCGCGGCATGCACAGCCAGGCATTCTCGCACTACGAGATTCTACCGCCCGAAATTCAGGAGAAGATCGTCGCAGAATATGTTGAAGAGCAGGAAGAGGATTAG
- the priA gene encoding primosomal protein N' has product MRVQSAEVVIPGVEGSFSYIVPRELSAAIRRGTVVLVPFRSRRATGFVIQTHEQGVPEATRTIDQVLGDSIQLGNDLLDFTRWMSDYYLCTWGEALRAALPSGLDAEDQFKFALAEHDQSQLSLGSEAYSEEIAELLEALEEGPMSARQIQTRFGLNPDGTEIKRLKQSGRIVYKPVLRGPRTGELVEQIVELTSEALSGIENDTIWTFITTRSGQRLIRELRDCPGNGMPKRHLMRGASKQRRAALEELLAKEYVRIRKEVISRWKPDELPVLSVEPDSPLTPHQTLATAAISAALEENKYSAFLLYGVTGSGKTRVYIEAIQHVLRLGRTALVLVPEISLTPVLWGRFRAVFGDEVAIQHSGQPMSVRYDLWRGIANGTYRVVLGARSAVFAPLSNLGLIVVDEEHDSSYKQSEGSPRYSARDAGLYRALQSNGVALLGSATPSFESLHAVKQRRMSLLSLPERIFGSSMPSVEMVTPENAGEDRESEHGTHEPVPDVPHILSRQSLQAIENTLARGKQVIVLQNRRGFAPFLICRACGKLFECPNCSVSLTYHRPGKILKCHYCHHRDDAPDLCPVCGSDDLNMCGSGTQRIAEELTTCFPTARVARMDSDAMARIGSHGELMSEFGKGNYDILVGTQMVAKGLDFPNVELSVVADADSELFYPDFRASERGASLLLQMSGRSGRASKDGRVLLQTRAQSHPAIRAATEGDWLKFAEEELLHREKSGFPPYYRVVLLRAKNSDESAVARAMLKAKRELENEPGIGLLGPSPCAVAKIKGRIRYQLLVRSSRTTDPTGAQLRHKVKNLFLNWGNSEELKRVQWEIDVDPASTV; this is encoded by the coding sequence ATGAGAGTCCAGTCCGCCGAGGTTGTAATTCCCGGTGTTGAAGGGTCATTCTCCTATATCGTGCCGCGTGAGTTGTCAGCAGCAATTCGACGCGGCACAGTTGTCTTGGTTCCCTTCCGATCCAGAAGAGCGACGGGGTTCGTAATACAGACACACGAACAAGGTGTTCCTGAGGCGACGCGCACTATTGATCAGGTTTTGGGTGACTCGATTCAGCTTGGCAATGACCTATTGGATTTCACGCGCTGGATGTCGGACTACTATCTTTGCACATGGGGAGAAGCATTGCGAGCGGCGCTGCCCAGTGGATTGGATGCGGAAGATCAATTCAAATTCGCCCTCGCAGAGCATGACCAAAGTCAACTATCTTTAGGTTCAGAGGCCTATTCCGAAGAGATCGCAGAGCTATTGGAGGCGCTAGAAGAAGGCCCAATGTCGGCTCGACAGATACAGACACGTTTTGGCCTGAATCCCGACGGCACGGAAATCAAGCGTCTGAAACAAAGCGGAAGGATAGTCTACAAACCCGTTCTCCGAGGTCCCCGTACGGGTGAACTGGTTGAGCAGATAGTGGAATTGACATCGGAGGCACTGTCCGGTATTGAAAACGATACGATTTGGACCTTCATCACAACGCGAAGTGGACAAAGACTGATTCGCGAGCTGCGGGATTGTCCCGGGAACGGAATGCCGAAGAGGCACTTGATGAGGGGAGCAAGCAAGCAGAGACGAGCTGCGCTTGAGGAATTGCTTGCCAAAGAGTATGTTAGAATTCGAAAAGAAGTCATCTCACGATGGAAGCCGGATGAACTGCCCGTGCTGTCGGTTGAGCCGGATTCGCCGTTGACACCGCATCAAACCCTGGCAACTGCGGCAATTTCGGCCGCGCTCGAAGAGAACAAATATAGCGCATTCTTGCTCTATGGTGTAACGGGCTCAGGCAAGACGCGAGTTTATATTGAAGCCATTCAGCACGTACTTCGACTCGGAAGAACTGCCCTTGTTCTGGTTCCGGAAATTTCCTTGACTCCTGTGTTGTGGGGGCGATTCAGGGCTGTGTTTGGAGATGAAGTCGCGATTCAGCATAGCGGGCAGCCGATGTCCGTGCGCTATGACCTTTGGCGAGGAATAGCCAATGGAACATATCGTGTCGTGTTAGGCGCGCGGTCAGCGGTTTTTGCGCCGCTCTCTAATCTGGGTTTAATTGTCGTAGATGAGGAGCACGATTCCTCATACAAGCAATCCGAAGGCAGTCCGAGATACTCGGCACGGGACGCAGGGCTTTATCGTGCCTTGCAGTCAAATGGGGTTGCGTTGCTTGGCAGTGCTACACCATCTTTCGAGTCATTACACGCGGTGAAGCAGCGCCGTATGTCTCTTCTGTCCCTTCCTGAAAGAATCTTTGGATCATCCATGCCGAGTGTTGAAATGGTCACTCCAGAAAACGCTGGGGAAGATCGGGAGAGTGAACACGGCACTCATGAACCGGTCCCTGACGTACCGCACATCCTGTCGCGACAGTCGTTGCAAGCGATCGAGAACACGCTCGCGCGAGGCAAGCAGGTCATTGTCTTGCAGAACAGACGCGGATTCGCGCCGTTCTTGATTTGCCGCGCGTGCGGCAAGCTGTTCGAGTGTCCCAACTGCTCAGTTTCACTAACCTATCATCGTCCGGGCAAGATTCTCAAGTGTCATTACTGTCACCACCGCGACGACGCACCGGATTTGTGTCCGGTGTGCGGGTCTGACGATTTGAACATGTGCGGGAGCGGGACACAGAGGATTGCGGAGGAATTGACTACTTGCTTCCCGACTGCACGCGTGGCCCGGATGGACTCGGATGCAATGGCAAGAATCGGATCGCATGGTGAACTGATGTCAGAGTTTGGCAAGGGGAACTACGACATATTGGTCGGGACCCAGATGGTGGCAAAAGGTCTGGACTTTCCTAATGTCGAGTTATCAGTCGTAGCGGATGCCGATTCTGAACTGTTTTATCCGGACTTTCGAGCCAGTGAGCGTGGGGCAAGTTTGCTTTTGCAGATGAGCGGCCGTTCCGGTCGCGCTTCGAAGGATGGGCGAGTGTTGCTTCAGACTCGCGCACAGAGTCATCCTGCGATTCGTGCGGCAACAGAAGGAGATTGGCTGAAATTCGCTGAAGAGGAACTATTGCATCGTGAAAAAAGCGGATTCCCGCCCTATTACAGAGTTGTCTTGTTGCGTGCAAAAAACTCAGACGAATCTGCTGTGGCGAGAGCTATGTTAAAGGCCAAGCGCGAACTCGAGAACGAACCGGGTATCGGATTACTCGGACCGTCACCTTGCGCGGTTGCAAAGATAAAGGGCAGGATTCGGTACCAGTTGTTGGTTCGGTCTTCGCGCACAACTGACCCGACAGGCGCCCAGCTCCGGCACAAGGTGAAGAATCTATTCCTGAACTGGGGAAACTCGGAGGAGCTTAAGCGCGTGCAATGGGAGATTGATGTTGATCCTGCAAGCACTGTTTAG
- a CDS encoding macro domain-containing protein, with product MRCGYGEIDTFVGEVWDLATEGVVSAIHCELHPAGPIATDLIRRAGPEVERELRLLEPPALGHFCVTTAGTLRFKTIIHLAASTLSRLPTAESLRESLGKGLTYGFHQKMRSVSIPALFIEPGEIPTTIAAKAIVETSFIHLQRARHPNRIVLVVPTDYVHGVFKSELERMLLGEDPTRNI from the coding sequence ATGCGATGTGGTTACGGTGAAATTGACACTTTCGTCGGTGAGGTCTGGGACTTGGCAACTGAAGGAGTGGTATCCGCTATACATTGCGAGTTACATCCTGCAGGCCCGATTGCGACGGATTTGATTCGCCGGGCCGGACCTGAAGTAGAGCGCGAATTGCGATTGCTTGAACCCCCTGCCTTGGGACATTTTTGCGTGACCACCGCGGGAACCCTGCGATTCAAGACCATCATTCACCTTGCGGCGTCCACTCTATCGCGGCTTCCGACAGCAGAGTCGCTTCGGGAGTCACTTGGAAAAGGCCTTACATACGGATTTCATCAGAAGATGCGGTCCGTTTCCATTCCCGCTTTGTTTATCGAGCCTGGCGAAATTCCGACGACAATTGCTGCAAAAGCAATCGTCGAAACTTCGTTTATTCACCTGCAGCGTGCACGGCATCCGAACCGAATCGTACTCGTCGTCCCGACAGACTATGTTCACGGCGTTTTCAAATCGGAACTTGAACGAATGCTGCTTGGTGAAGATCCTACCAGAAATATCTAA
- a CDS encoding RNA polymerase sigma factor, translating to MRESDERDDRELVLAAQAGKDEAFNTLVLRHRKALFHIAVGLLGNADDADDICQDAFIRAYENLGGFRSNSSFYTWLYRICVNLCLNKLRSRKIRSFLRIDSEDLTLPAAESADLPAEEAEFMHKARMAIARLPDKQRAVFILRYFKELPHAEIAEIMDRDVGTVKANYHQAIRKLKAELGDYIRGEDS from the coding sequence GTGAGGGAATCGGACGAACGCGATGACCGCGAGCTTGTGCTTGCTGCCCAAGCCGGCAAAGACGAAGCTTTCAATACGCTGGTTCTCAGACATCGTAAGGCTTTGTTCCACATAGCGGTTGGGCTTCTTGGAAATGCTGACGATGCCGATGACATTTGCCAAGATGCCTTCATCAGGGCATACGAGAATCTCGGGGGATTCAGATCCAACTCATCGTTTTACACATGGTTGTATCGAATTTGCGTCAATCTTTGCCTGAACAAGCTTCGCAGCCGGAAGATTAGATCATTCTTGAGAATAGATAGCGAAGACCTGACCCTTCCCGCTGCCGAATCGGCGGACTTGCCAGCAGAGGAAGCAGAGTTCATGCACAAGGCGAGGATGGCTATCGCGAGGCTGCCGGACAAACAGAGAGCGGTATTTATATTACGGTATTTTAAGGAATTACCGCACGCCGAGATCGCCGAGATAATGGACAGGGATGTAGGGACAGTTAAGGCAAATTATCATCAGGCCATTAGGAAACTTAAAGCTGAACTTGGTGATTACATTAGAGGTGAGGATAGTTAA
- a CDS encoding HIT domain-containing protein gives MERLWAPWRMSYILETVKQEQPDACVFCRMIGESDDSRNLILRREKHGFVVMNLYPYNSGHLMVIPNRHTGDYGSLTGDEHVELGRLLEICRKALEECFTPHGYNIGMNIGRAAGAGILDHLHYHIVPRWNGDSNFMSAVGETKVLSESLSESYSRLKRSMDRFPL, from the coding sequence GTGGAACGCCTGTGGGCTCCATGGCGGATGAGTTATATCTTGGAGACGGTCAAGCAAGAGCAGCCTGATGCCTGTGTGTTTTGCCGCATGATTGGAGAATCGGACGATTCCAGGAATCTGATTCTCAGGCGCGAAAAGCACGGTTTCGTGGTGATGAATCTGTATCCGTACAATAGCGGACACCTCATGGTGATTCCGAACCGGCATACCGGTGATTACGGATCGCTGACTGGTGACGAACATGTCGAGCTTGGGAGATTGTTGGAGATTTGCCGAAAAGCACTCGAGGAGTGTTTTACTCCCCATGGCTACAATATCGGCATGAATATTGGAAGGGCCGCTGGCGCCGGAATACTTGACCATCTGCACTATCATATCGTTCCGCGGTGGAACGGTGACTCGAACTTCATGTCCGCTGTTGGCGAAACAAAAGTGCTCTCGGAGAGTCTTTCCGAGAGCTATTCGCGTCTAAAGAGGTCAATGGATCGCTTCCCGTTATAA
- a CDS encoding PorV/PorQ family protein gives MRLISIAIPLLLSNLLAFGAAGTTGYELFRTDGFARSAGLAGSSVAQHGDLSALQSNVAGLATIARSDISASFTKHVLDINQGTLAYSRRLSNGYVLAGAVDYLSYGTFDRADENGFKNGEFTASDFQFRGAMAQSLKPDLRIGAVLKYQYRDIDGIGASAIAVDAGLQYDTGFNDWTVAAAIKSIGTATSAFLSEKDDLPTSYELGFAVPLEHLPIKFSVVGAYVKEEGVEGRGGLEISFAQQLVGRLGYSTIGVDQRSGLSSDAFAGFSGGIGFRIKQLTFDYALTSHGEIGYLNRFTVGTSI, from the coding sequence GTGCGCTTGATTAGCATCGCGATACCACTTCTCCTTAGCAACTTGCTTGCGTTTGGCGCGGCAGGAACCACCGGCTATGAGCTGTTTCGGACTGACGGATTTGCCAGGTCGGCTGGACTGGCAGGCAGTTCTGTAGCCCAGCACGGTGACTTATCCGCCCTCCAAAGTAACGTGGCCGGTCTGGCAACTATCGCCCGGTCGGACATTTCCGCGAGTTTCACGAAGCATGTCTTGGATATCAACCAGGGGACGCTGGCATATTCAAGAAGACTCAGCAATGGATACGTCCTTGCTGGGGCAGTGGACTACTTAAGTTACGGAACGTTCGACAGAGCTGACGAAAACGGCTTCAAAAACGGTGAATTCACTGCTTCAGATTTTCAGTTCCGGGGTGCCATGGCACAGTCACTTAAGCCGGACTTGCGCATTGGAGCTGTGTTAAAGTATCAGTACCGTGATATTGACGGAATTGGAGCTTCAGCGATTGCTGTTGATGCGGGTCTGCAATATGACACAGGATTCAATGATTGGACAGTTGCGGCGGCAATCAAATCCATTGGAACCGCCACGAGCGCATTCTTGTCAGAAAAAGATGACCTCCCAACTTCATACGAGCTTGGGTTTGCCGTGCCACTCGAGCATTTGCCCATAAAGTTCAGTGTGGTGGGGGCTTACGTAAAGGAGGAAGGTGTGGAAGGTCGGGGAGGGCTGGAAATCAGTTTTGCACAGCAGTTGGTGGGTCGATTAGGCTATTCCACGATTGGAGTAGATCAGCGATCGGGACTATCTTCAGACGCCTTCGCCGGCTTTTCCGGTGGAATTGGTTTCCGCATCAAGCAGCTTACTTTCGACTACGCTCTGACCTCACACGGCGAAATAGGATACTTGAATAGGTTCACGGTCGGGACCTCAATTTAG
- a CDS encoding glycosyltransferase family 2 protein, with translation MTYVPSVTVAIVNYNTREALRNCLSSLRRVLNEVNMTIIVVDNASSDGSLAMLESEFHDLTVLANRENVGFARAINQAFVSCTSDFFLMLNPDTWVAKNAVVRLVEMAERDPKIGVVGAQLTSFRGDTLQSVLARPNLAKEFLNLFPELKAVLLPPFIKQILLRSRERRRGEIIEVPAVSGGAMLVRSVAYKDAGGLDERFFVYHEEVDFCLRVQKLGWKVVIAPDAQVLHLEALSTGFKVNRLPSEPVLGWRLTGLAILFEKHGSRRQSARFVRMAQILLKVRALLCSLRAWWGGEMRENWKRRSQELELAAVRLSKLTKHSESGLIS, from the coding sequence ATGACATATGTGCCTTCTGTCACCGTTGCCATTGTGAACTACAATACTCGTGAGGCATTGCGAAACTGCCTTTCAAGTTTGAGAAGAGTTCTCAATGAAGTCAATATGACAATTATCGTCGTTGATAATGCGTCCTCCGACGGGTCGTTGGCAATGTTAGAAAGTGAGTTTCACGATTTAACAGTTTTGGCCAATCGCGAGAATGTTGGATTTGCGCGCGCGATTAATCAGGCGTTTGTGTCCTGTACTTCGGACTTTTTCCTGATGCTGAATCCAGACACCTGGGTAGCCAAAAACGCTGTCGTTCGCTTAGTTGAAATGGCAGAACGTGACCCGAAGATTGGTGTCGTCGGGGCACAATTGACGAGTTTTCGGGGAGACACGCTGCAATCCGTCCTGGCGAGACCAAACCTCGCAAAGGAGTTTCTAAATCTGTTTCCAGAGCTTAAGGCTGTTCTGTTGCCGCCATTTATCAAGCAAATTCTTCTGCGCAGTAGAGAGCGGAGGCGGGGCGAAATCATCGAGGTGCCGGCCGTTTCAGGTGGGGCAATGCTCGTCAGGTCCGTGGCTTACAAGGACGCGGGCGGGTTGGATGAGCGCTTTTTTGTGTACCACGAAGAGGTTGATTTTTGCTTGCGTGTCCAAAAGCTGGGCTGGAAGGTGGTCATTGCTCCGGATGCACAGGTGCTCCATCTTGAAGCCTTGTCCACAGGATTCAAAGTGAATCGATTGCCGTCTGAACCGGTGTTAGGTTGGCGCCTTACCGGGCTTGCCATACTTTTTGAGAAGCATGGCAGCCGCAGACAGTCTGCCCGGTTTGTCAGGATGGCCCAGATACTTCTGAAGGTACGTGCGCTGCTTTGCAGTTTGAGGGCGTGGTGGGGAGGTGAAATGCGAGAAAATTGGAAACGACGCTCTCAGGAGCTTGAATTAGCCGCAGTTAGACTCTCCAAACTCACAAAACATTCCGAGTCTGGTCTGATTAGTTGA
- a CDS encoding fumarate reductase/succinate dehydrogenase flavoprotein subunit → MAQYTTHEFDVLVVGAGGAGLRAAIESAALGAKTAIVMKSLLGKAHTVMAEGGAAAAMRNADDRDSWQVHFRDTMKGGKQLNYYRMAELHAKEAPDRIQELEDWGAVFDRTPDGLINQRNFGGHTYPRLAHVGDRTGLEMIRTLQDKIVHMENVEILMETTVTHLFKSNGRITGALAYSRVSGEFHLFRAKAIVLATGGGGKSFAITSNSWEYSGDGQALAWRAGAELLDMEFVQFHPTGMVWPLSVRGTLVTEGVRGEGGVLLNKDGRRFMFDYIPEAFKNDVASTEQEANQWVAEVAAGKRATVRRPPELLTRDVVARSIRAEVQAGRGSPHGGAFLDIATRRSADDIKRKLPSMYHQFKQLANVDITKEPMEVGPTCHYMMGGIKVEAETAMTTLPGLFAAGEVAAGLHGANRLGGNSLSDLVVFGRRAGWGAAEYAKRESTGKPSEEEVAQAIAENLACLERKEGENPYLVHKDLQDMMQDHVGIVRTEEELKAALSALDKFEERVNKLSVTGARAYNPGWNLAMDLRSMVVVSRAIAMAALERRESRGGHSRIDYPDYDKSFAKINHVIANANGKMVLRADPLPEVPAELKKFVEEA, encoded by the coding sequence ATGGCACAATATACTACCCACGAATTTGACGTTCTGGTCGTAGGCGCCGGTGGCGCCGGACTTCGCGCGGCGATTGAGTCAGCCGCACTCGGTGCCAAAACAGCGATTGTGATGAAGTCGCTCCTCGGGAAAGCCCATACCGTTATGGCAGAAGGAGGTGCGGCGGCCGCGATGAGGAATGCCGATGACCGTGATTCCTGGCAAGTTCACTTTCGTGATACCATGAAGGGCGGTAAGCAGCTGAACTACTACCGCATGGCGGAACTTCATGCCAAGGAGGCTCCGGACAGAATACAGGAGCTTGAAGACTGGGGGGCTGTGTTTGACCGAACGCCCGATGGATTGATCAATCAGCGCAATTTCGGCGGTCACACGTATCCACGCCTGGCGCATGTCGGGGATCGCACCGGACTGGAAATGATTCGCACTCTTCAGGACAAAATTGTCCATATGGAGAATGTAGAGATTCTCATGGAGACGACGGTCACCCACCTTTTCAAGAGCAATGGCCGCATTACCGGAGCTTTGGCGTATTCTCGAGTATCTGGAGAGTTTCACTTATTTCGAGCCAAAGCAATAGTGCTGGCAACGGGCGGCGGCGGCAAGTCTTTCGCGATAACGTCAAATTCCTGGGAATACAGCGGTGACGGGCAGGCTCTTGCATGGCGTGCCGGCGCGGAACTTCTGGATATGGAATTTGTTCAGTTCCACCCGACGGGAATGGTGTGGCCGCTTTCTGTACGCGGGACACTTGTAACAGAAGGTGTCCGGGGAGAAGGCGGAGTGCTTCTGAACAAGGATGGCCGTCGATTCATGTTTGACTACATTCCTGAAGCTTTTAAGAATGATGTGGCGTCAACAGAGCAAGAGGCAAACCAGTGGGTTGCAGAAGTTGCGGCAGGTAAACGCGCAACGGTGCGACGTCCACCGGAGCTTTTGACACGCGATGTGGTGGCAAGATCTATTCGGGCAGAGGTTCAGGCGGGACGCGGCAGTCCTCACGGCGGTGCCTTTCTCGACATTGCAACGCGCAGATCTGCCGATGATATTAAGCGTAAGCTGCCGTCAATGTATCATCAGTTTAAGCAGCTTGCCAACGTTGATATAACAAAGGAACCGATGGAAGTCGGACCGACGTGCCACTATATGATGGGCGGTATCAAAGTCGAGGCTGAGACTGCAATGACCACCTTGCCCGGTCTGTTCGCGGCAGGCGAAGTCGCAGCTGGATTGCACGGCGCCAACAGGTTGGGCGGAAACTCGTTATCTGACCTTGTGGTTTTTGGAAGACGAGCAGGGTGGGGTGCCGCGGAGTATGCCAAAAGGGAATCTACAGGGAAGCCGTCTGAGGAAGAAGTGGCACAAGCGATTGCCGAAAATCTTGCGTGTCTCGAACGGAAGGAGGGAGAGAATCCCTATTTGGTTCACAAGGACCTTCAGGACATGATGCAGGATCATGTTGGAATCGTGCGAACTGAAGAGGAGCTGAAGGCGGCACTTAGCGCACTTGACAAATTCGAAGAACGAGTGAACAAGTTGTCTGTAACAGGTGCACGAGCTTATAATCCCGGCTGGAACCTTGCCATGGACCTGCGCAGCATGGTTGTGGTGTCCAGGGCAATCGCCATGGCCGCGCTTGAGCGTCGTGAAAGCCGCGGCGGACATTCCCGCATTGATTATCCTGATTATGACAAGTCGTTTGCCAAGATAAATCACGTTATTGCAAATGCAAACGGTAAGATGGTGCTTCGGGCCGACCCATTGCCTGAGGTACCTGCCGAACTTAAGAAATTCGTGGAGGAAGCATAG